In Lottiidibacillus patelloidae, the genomic window TAATTCATTTTCTTCTAAAATTCTTGCAATTGCAGTAGATGATGATCCAATTGGAATAGAAACTGCTATAGTAGATTCACTTTCTGGATTAAGCGGTTCTAATGATCCTTTTATATAAGAGTATGCACCATAAACTACACCTACCGATGTAAAAGTGAATATTAGTAAAAATATCATAACTACACGACGGACTATTTTAGCTTCATGATTGCGCTCTATAATAACTTGTTGTTCACTATTTGGATTAGGTGTAACCATAAGATTCTCCCCTTTCAACTTTTCTATTATACTATAGGAAAGGGAGATATACATACTATTTTCATAGATTATCTTGCATTAATTATTGGTAATGATTCTTTTAAAGCTGGATGTTTTATTATTGTGAAATAAAAAAAAGAGGTTGAGAAAAAATTCTCAACCTCTTTTTATTCACAAATTACATCTCTTCATCTGCAACAGTGTTTAGCATTTCTTCAACAATTTCCCACTCTTCATCTGTTTCGATATCAGTTAGGATAAATTCTTCGCCTTGCTCTTCATAGCGGAAAGCCACAACATCAACTAAATCAACATCGTTGTCAGCGTCGTCTTCTGCATCTTCATCTTTCACTTCTTCAAGAACAATATAAGTTCTTCCTGTATCATCTACGTCGAACTTAAAAAGTTCTCTAAATGTTGTTTCGTTGTCGTTTTCATCTGGTAATGTAATATAAATACGATCTAATTCTTCAGTCATTATGACACCTCATTTTTTTATATGCTATCTAAGTAATTTTGCAAAATAACTACAGCAGCCATTTTATCAATGACTTTCTTGCGCTTCTTTCTACTTACATCTGCTGAAATAAGCATTTTTTCTGCTGACACAGTTGATAAACGCTCATCCCACAGTTGAACAGGTAATTGGTACTTGGTCTTAATCTTTTCGGCAAATTCCTTACAAGCCTCACCGCGTTCCCCAATTGTCCCATTCATGTTTTTTGGAAGTCCAACAATTATTTTCTCAACGTTGTACTGCTCAATGATTTCTCTTAGCCTGGCATAACTTTTTTTTGTCGGTTGGTCTTGAAATTTAATTGTTTCAATCCCTTGTGCTGTCCAGCCCATTTCATCACTAATAGCTACTCCAATTGTCTTCGTTCCAACATCTAAACCTAAAATTCTCATACTAGTCCTCTTTATGCTTCTCTATATAGGATTTCACCAATTCCTCAATTAATTCATCACGTTCGATTTTTCTAATTAACGTTCGCGCATCATTGTGACGAGGAATGTATGCTGGGTCACCTGATAACAAATAGCCAACAATTTGGTTAATTGGATTATAGCCTTTTTCCTGTAGTGCATCATGGACAGACAATAAAACTTCTTTCCCGCTTGTTTGTTGTTCATCATGAATGTTAAATTTCATTGTTTTATCACTGAAATTCATATTTTCACCTCGCAATTTGCTGACGTACCTATATATTCCTCTATTGTACACTATTTCCCTGCAAAGATAAAAATTAAACGTTTTTTACATATTCAATGACATAATTTAAAGCGTCATTTACTTGTTCTGGATTTTTCCCACCAGCTTGTGCCATGTCAGGGCGACCGCCACCTCCACCGCCGCAACGGGTAGCAACTTCTTTCACAATATTACCTGCGTGATATCCTTCTTTTGTTAAGTCACTTGAAACGCCTGAGACGATATTAACTTTCGCACCATTCACTGCAGCTAAAACAACTACTGCCGGAGCTAGTTTTTGTTTCAATTCATCAACCATTGTTCTTATAGAGTTCATATCACTTGCATCAACTTGTTTTGCAAGAACAGAAACTCCATTTATTGTTTGCACTTCATTGATTAATTGACCTGCTTCAGCATTGCTTAATTTAGCATGCAAGGATTCATTTTCTCGTTGTATTTGCTTCATTTGTTGTTGCAATGCTTCAATTTTTGAAGGTACTTCTTTCATATTTGTTTTTAAGTGGCTAGCAGCTTCTTTTAAAAGCGTAATTTGTCCATTCATTTCTTCATATGCATTTCTTCCAGTTACTGCTTCGATTCGGCGTGTTCCTGCTCCAATTCCAGATTCAGAAACTATTTTGAATAAGCCAATTTCCGAAGTGTTTGAAACGTGACAGCCTCCACAAAGCTCTAAGCTATAATCAGCTACTTGGACAACGCGAACTTCTTCGCCATACTTTTCACCGAATAAAGCCATCGCTCCCATTGCTTTTGCTTCTTGCAATGATTTGTTAGCTATTTCAACAGTGATATTCGCCCAAATTTTTTCATTTACGATTTGCTCGATTTTTTCCATCTCTTCAGCTGTAACTTGACCAAAGTGTGAAAAGTCGAATCGTAAACGATCAGGGGATACTAACGAACCTGCTTGATTAACATGTGTCCCTAGAACATCTTTTAATGCTTGGTGCAGTAAATGTGTAGCTGTATGATTTTTCACGATGTCGTTACGCTTTTCTTTATTAATTTCCGCTGTAACAGCATCATCTTTTAACAGCTTACCCTCGATAACTTTTACAGAGTGCAAATGTTGACCATTTGGAGCCTTTTTCACACTGACAACTTGTGCTTTAAAGCCTTCCCCTTCAATTGTTCCTTGGTCAGCTACTTGCCCACCACTCTCAGCATAAAAAGGTGTTTCACTTAAAATAATTTGTCCTTCTTCCCCAGCATTTACTACATCAACATATTCATTGTTTTGTAAAAGGGCAACAACTTTCGTTTTTAGAGAAGCTGTCTCGTATCCAACGAAGCTACTTTCAACATGTACATCACCAAGAACACCGCTTTGTACTTGCATCGAGTCAACATCTTGACGTGCTGAGCGTGCGCGTTCCCTTTGGCTTTCCATTTCTGCTTCAAAGCCAGCACGGTCAACTGACAAGCCTGCTTCTTCAGCATATTCCTCTGTTAACTCATATGGGAAACCATACGTATCATAAAGGCGGAATGCATCTTTCCCAGAAATTGTTTTCGAGCCGTCTTCTAGTGCTTTCTTTTTTAATTCAGCAAAGATTGCTTCCCCATCATTTAATGTTTCATGGAAACGTTCTTCTTCTGTTTTAACAACCTTTTGAATAAATTCTTGTTTTTCTTTCACTTCAGGATAGAACGCTACCATAATATCTCCTACTAAAGGAACTAGTTCATACATAAACGGACGTTCAATTCCTAGTTGCTTTGCAAAGCGAACTGCACGGCGTAATAAACGACGTAATACATAGCCACGGCCTTCATTTGAAGGAAGAGCACCATCACCAACTGCAAACGTAACTGTACGGATATGGTCTGCGATTACTTTAAACGGCATTGTGTTGTCAGAGTGCATCTCATAAGTAACACCAGAAAGCTTTTCTACCTGTTTAATAATTGGCATGAAAAGGTCTGTTTCAAAGTTTGTTGGCGCAT contains:
- a CDS encoding IreB family regulatory phosphoprotein; its protein translation is MNFSDKTMKFNIHDEQQTSGKEVLLSVHDALQEKGYNPINQIVGYLLSGDPAYIPRHNDARTLIRKIERDELIEELVKSYIEKHKED
- a CDS encoding DUF1292 domain-containing protein, with amino-acid sequence MTEELDRIYITLPDENDNETTFRELFKFDVDDTGRTYIVLEEVKDEDAEDDADNDVDLVDVVAFRYEEQGEEFILTDIETDEEWEIVEEMLNTVADEEM
- the ruvX gene encoding Holliday junction resolvase RuvX, producing the protein MRILGLDVGTKTIGVAISDEMGWTAQGIETIKFQDQPTKKSYARLREIIEQYNVEKIIVGLPKNMNGTIGERGEACKEFAEKIKTKYQLPVQLWDERLSTVSAEKMLISADVSRKKRKKVIDKMAAVVILQNYLDSI
- the alaS gene encoding alanine--tRNA ligase gives rise to the protein MKNLTSAQIRQMFLDFFKEKGHSVEPSASLVPFEDPTLLWINSGVATLKKYFDGRVVPENPRICNAQKSIRTNDIENVGKTARHHTFFEMLGNFSIGDYFKEESIIWAWEFLTDEKWIGFDPEKLSVTIHPEDDEAFELWNTKVGLPKERIIRLEENFWDIGEGPSGPNTEIFYDRGEAFGNDPNDPELFPGGENERYLEIWNLVFSQFNHNPDGSYTPLPKKNIDTGMGLERMACVIQDAPTNFETDLFMPIIKQVEKLSGVTYEMHSDNTMPFKVIADHIRTVTFAVGDGALPSNEGRGYVLRRLLRRAVRFAKQLGIERPFMYELVPLVGDIMVAFYPEVKEKQEFIQKVVKTEEERFHETLNDGEAIFAELKKKALEDGSKTISGKDAFRLYDTYGFPYELTEEYAEEAGLSVDRAGFEAEMESQRERARSARQDVDSMQVQSGVLGDVHVESSFVGYETASLKTKVVALLQNNEYVDVVNAGEEGQIILSETPFYAESGGQVADQGTIEGEGFKAQVVSVKKAPNGQHLHSVKVIEGKLLKDDAVTAEINKEKRNDIVKNHTATHLLHQALKDVLGTHVNQAGSLVSPDRLRFDFSHFGQVTAEEMEKIEQIVNEKIWANITVEIANKSLQEAKAMGAMALFGEKYGEEVRVVQVADYSLELCGGCHVSNTSEIGLFKIVSESGIGAGTRRIEAVTGRNAYEEMNGQITLLKEAASHLKTNMKEVPSKIEALQQQMKQIQRENESLHAKLSNAEAGQLINEVQTINGVSVLAKQVDASDMNSIRTMVDELKQKLAPAVVVLAAVNGAKVNIVSGVSSDLTKEGYHAGNIVKEVATRCGGGGGGRPDMAQAGGKNPEQVNDALNYVIEYVKNV